The following are encoded together in the Humulus lupulus chromosome 5, drHumLupu1.1, whole genome shotgun sequence genome:
- the LOC133779329 gene encoding uncharacterized protein LOC133779329, whose protein sequence is MEQQVRLLRPFSKSDVKKALFSIHSSKSPGLDGFGSGFFKGLSEVLPFLVHSNQGAFIKNRNLAHNIMIFQDLLKGYTRKNISARCIMKIDLSKAYDTVDWHFVEELLKNLCFPSRFINWILVCLKGTSYSLLMNGRIQGSFKGEKGLRQGDPISPLLFVLIMEYLTRLLAHNSGKKGFGFHPLCKHLRLTNLCFADDLIIFCKGNINSVRGIQDAFKKFCDSTSLSANKAKSHIFFGGVKEEVKIKILGLMQMDEGSFPLKYLGVHLRPTKWKASECGVILDKLNKNLNCWASRNLSFAGWAQLIHLVMLGIRNFWMSIFILPYKVTAAIDKCCRDFPWGSSGNRSKLHLPSWEKVCLPKKLGGIGFREGKKWNMALMAKYIWASSSKQDCLWVRWINSIYLKDQNIWSIPIKQDMSWYFKKLLKLRQVSDEVSLRQAEKGGKFRVKQFYTSLISAQKVVYAETRSLEPLLAYPIFFMPCL, encoded by the exons ATGGAGCAGCAAGTCCGTTTATTAAGGCCGTTTAGTAAGAGTGATGTGAAGAAGGCTCTTTTCAGCATTCATTCTTCTAAAAGTCCTGGGTTGGATGGTTTTGGATCAGGCTTTTTCAAGGG GCTCTCGGAAGTGCTTCCTTTCCTAGTTCATAGCAACCAAGGGGCCTTCATTAAGAACAGAAATCTTGCTCATAATATCATGATCTTCCAGGATCTCCTAAAAGGGTATACTAGGAAGAATATTTCAGCAAGATGTATAATGAAGATCGATCTTAGCAAAGCCTACGATACAGTCGATTGGCACTTTGTGGAGGAGCTTCTTAAGAATCTTTGCTTCCCTTCTCGATTTATTAATTGGATTCTGGTCTGTTTAAAAGGAACGAGCTACAGTCTCCTCATGAATGGTAGAATTCAGGGTTCCTTCAAAGGGGAAAAAGGTCTTCGTCAAGGTGACCCTATATCTCCCCTCTTATTTGTCCTGATTATGGAGTACCTCACCAGACTTTTGGCTCACAATTCTGGTAAAAAAGGATTTGGCTTTCATCCTTTGTGCAAACATCTTAGATTAACTAACCTTTGCTTTGCAGATGATTTGATTATTTTTTGCAAAGGCAATATCAATTCGGTGAGAGGCATTCAAGATGCTTTCAAGAAGTTCTGTGATTCTACAAGTCTTTCTGCGAATAAAgctaaatctcatatctttttTGGAGGAGTTAAAGAAGAAGTTAAAATCAAGATTCTTGGCCTGATGCAAATGGATGAAGGTTCATTTCCTTTGAAGTATTTAGGGGTTCATCTTAGGCCTACTAAATGGAAGGCTTCAGAGTGTGGGGTGATTTTGGATAAACTGAACAAGAACCTCAACTGTTGGGCGAGTAGGAATTTATCATTTGCTGGTTGGGCTCAACTTATTCACTTGGTTATGCTTGGTATTAGGAACTTTTGGATGAGTATTTTCATTCTGCCTTATAAAGTTACAGCTGCTATTGATAAATGTTGTCGAGATTTCCCCTGGGGTTCAAGTGGGAATAGGAGTAAGCTTCATCTCCCTTCTTGGGAGAAGGTGTGTCTCCCGAAAAAATTGGGTGGTATTGGCTTTCGTGAAGGAAAGAAATGGAACATGGCTTTGATGGCCAAGTATATATGGGCTTCCTCTAGCAAACAAGACTGTCTTTGGGTTAGATGGATCAACTCCATTTACCTTAAAGATCAAAACATTTGGAGTATTCCAATTAAGCAAGATATGAGTTGGTATTTTAAGAAGCTGCTAAAGCTTAGGCAAGTTAGTGATGAAGTTTCTTTGAGACAAGCTGAAAAGGGAGGTAAATTTCGAGTTAAGCAATTTTATACTTCTCTGATTTCTGCTCAAAAAGTTGTGTATGCTGAGACT AGATCACTTGAGCCACTTCTTGCCTATCCAATCTTCTTCATGCCCTGTTTGTGA